In the Phaseolus vulgaris cultivar G19833 chromosome 7, P. vulgaris v2.0, whole genome shotgun sequence genome, one interval contains:
- the LOC137829696 gene encoding uncharacterized protein, with the protein MSMAKKHVKYTLVDAFTESVFKGNPAAVCLLEEEKDKNWFQAVAAEFNLSVTAFLTRITESHHNLNSIHGTSNNPRFHLRWFTPVTEIELCGHATLASAHTLFSSGLVDTDVIEFVTLSGVLTAKKIPAINIISDSNLQKGEAKDGFYIEVNFPVDPVIEFNFEETSQISGALNGVSIIDIKKTQDGDDLFVVVTSGRAVEELQPQLEAIVKCPGRGIIVSAIAPPGSGFDFCSRFFCPKYGVNEDPVCGGAHCALAPYWSKKLGKCDFNAYQASARGGVLNGHFDEQNQRVLLRGKAVTVMEGFVLV; encoded by the exons ATGTCAATGGCAAAGAAACATGTGAAATACACTCTG GTTGACGCGTTTACTGAGTCAGTGTTCAAAGGAAACCCTGCAGCAGTGTGTCtcttggaagaggagaaggACAAAAACTGGTTTCAAGCAGTGGCAGCTGAGTTCAATTTATCTGTCACAGCTTTCCTAACTCGCATCACCGAGTCCCATCACAACCTTAACTCGATCCATGGAACCTCTAACAATCCTCGTTTTCACCTCAGATGGTTTACTCCTGTTACCGAG ATAGAGCTGTGTGGCCATGCTACCTTAGCTTCTGCTCACACACTGTTTTCATCTGGTTTGGTGGATACTGATGTTATTGAATTTGTGACGCTTTCTGGAGTATTGACTGCCAAAAAGATCCCAGCGATCAATATCATTAGTGACTCAAACTTGCAAAAGGGTGAAGCTAAGGATGGATTTTATATTGAAGTGAACTTCCCTGTTGATCCTGTTATAGAATTCAACTTTGAGGAGACTTCCCAAATTTCTGGTGCATTGAATGGTGTTTCCATAATTGATATAAAGAAGACACAAGATGGAGATGACTTATTT GTTGTGGTCACATCTGGAAGAGCTGTTGAAGAACTACAGCCACAACTTGAAGCAATAGTTAAATGTCCTGGAAGGGGGATAATTGTTTCCGCCATTGCTCCTCCAGGCTCAGGATTTGACTTCTGTAGTCGATTCTTCTGCCCAAAATATGGAGTCAATGAG GATCCTGTTTGTGGGGGTGCACATTGTGCATTAGCACCCTACTGGAGCAAGAAGCTAGGGAAGTGTGATTTCAATGCTTACCAG GCATCAGCCAGAGGGGGAGTTCTCAATGGTCATTTTGATGAGCAGAACCAAAGAGTGCTTTTGCGTGGAAAGGCTGTTACAGTAATGGAAGGGTTTGTGCTGGTCTAG
- the LOC137829367 gene encoding uncharacterized protein translates to MISQDHNKLGHRMIAKSIHEIIKAGPSTPVSTIIAHMKSSLGYTATYKKAWLGKQLAIENVYGNWEESYQKLSALLNAMQLYVPGFIWKIKAQPAYEGNQLDADHIIFKRVFWTFKPCIDGFKFCKPVVQVDGTFLYGKYRGTLLVAVAQDGQNNILPIAFAIIEGETADAWFFFLRYLRRYVTPQHGLCLISNRHESIKSAYSRDDSGWNNNNSMHVYCIRHIAQNFMRRFRNTTLKKDVVNMVKEENPEATQWLDDIPREKWTLAWDNGKRWGHMTTNLAESINYVLKKTRNLPISSMVMATYTRCNKFFTDRGRQVEAMMAAGHVYSEVAAKALEDAQSKANTHTVLSFDRRNTRFLVEERQNPREVRPPGRFAIRLDELWCDCGKFQKLHLPCSHVLAACKYAHHDFARYISPVYTLQRVFHVYEGLFGELRNEEYWPVYTGQILCPSPDMKRTSKGRPKSRRIRTDMDIREQHDRAKKCSYCQTPGHTKRMCPNITRPSTFRH, encoded by the exons ATGATCTCACAAGACCACAATAAGTTAGGGCATCGAATGATTGCAAAAAGCATTCATGAAATCATCAAAGCTGGCCCTTCCACACCAGTGTCAACCATAATAGCGCACATGAAGTCATCCTTGGGGTATACAGCCACATATAAAAAGGCATGGCTAGGAAAACAACTGGCCATAGAAAATGTATATGGCAATTGGGAAGAGTCGTACCAAAAATTGTCAGCACTCCTAAATGCAATGCAACTTTACGTTCCTGGgtttatttggaaaataaagGCCCAACCTGCTTATGAAGGAAACCAATTGGACGCAGACCACATAATCTTCAAAAGGGTATTTTGGACATTCAAACCATGCATTGATGGTTTCAAATTTTGCAAGCCGGTGGTCCAAGTTGATGGAACTTTCTTGTATGGGAAATATAGAGGAACGTTATTGGTCGCAGTTGCGCAAGATGGTCAAAACAACATATTACCAATTGCATTCGCCATCATAGAGGGTGAAACTGCTGATGCTTGGTTCTTTTTCTTGCGATACCTACGAAGATATGTTACTCCGCAACATGGTCTTTGTCTCATTTCTAACCGCCACGAATCAATAAAGAGTGCATACTCTAGAGACGATAGTGGTTGGAACAACAATAACTCTATGCATGTGTATTGCATTCGGCACATAGCACAAAACTTCATGAGGCGGTTTAGAAATACAACACTAAAGAAAGATGTTGTCAACATGG TTAAAGAGGAAAATCCTGAGGCAACTCAGTGGCTGGATGATATCCCAAGAGAGAAGTGGACTCTTGCATGGGACAACGGTAAAAGGTGGGGACATATGACAACTAATCTGGCTGAGTCGATCAACTatgttttgaagaaaacaagaaaTCTTCCAATATCTTCCATGGTGATGGCAACATACACCCGTTGCAATAAATTCTTCACAGATAGAGGCAGGCAAGTGGAAGCCATGATGGCTGCTGGACATGTATACTCTGAAGTTGCAGCAAAAGCATTGGAAGATGCACAATCAAAGGCAAACACTCATACAGTGCTTTCCTTTGATAGGAGGAACACTAGATTTTTGGTAGAAGAAAGACAAAATCCAAGAGAAGTACGACCACCAGGCCGATTTGCAATTCGCTTGGACGAATTATGGTGTGACTGTGGGAAATttcaaaaactacacctaccaTGCTCCCATGTGCTTGCTGCATGCAAATATGCCCACCACGATTTTGCTAGGTACATCTCACCTGTGTACACATTGCAACGGGTCTTTCATGTTTACGAAGGACTATTTGGTGAACTCAGAAATGAAGAGTATTGGCCTGTATACACTGGTCAAATACTATGCCCAAGTCCTGACATGAAAAGAACCTCAAAGGGGAGGCCTAAGTCAAGGCGAATAAGGACTGATATGGACATAAGAGAACAACATGATCGagcaaaaaaatgttcatattgtcaaacaccagGACACACAAAAAGAATGTGTCCCAACATTACTAGACCGTCCACTtttcgtcattaa
- the LOC137829699 gene encoding uncharacterized protein yields MAKKPVKYFLVDAYTELPFKGNPAAVCFLEEEEERNHHWLQAVAAEFNISQTCFLTRILESDDPLDSLNGTSNPRFRLRWFTPITEVKLCGHATLAAAHILFSSGSVDTNIIEFATLSGLLTAKRIPAINISSASNLQNDETEDGFYIELDFPADPVTDFNFDETSLVSGALSGASIIDIRRTQVADDLLVVVTSGENVTEIKPQFDAIAKCPGRGIIVSGIAPPGSGFDFYSRFFSPKFGINEDPACGTAHCSLASYWSKKLGKYDLNAYQASLRGGIFNISLDEQNQRVFLRGKAVTVMEGCILV; encoded by the exons ATGGCAAAAAAACCTGTCAAATACTTTCTG GTGGACGCATACACTGAGTTACCATTCAAAGGGAACCCTGCCGCAGTGTGTTtcttagaggaagaagaagagaggaaccACCACTGGTTGCAAGCTGTAGCCGCCGAGTTCAACATCTCTCAGACTTGTTTCTTAACCCGGATTCTTGAGTCTGATGACCCTCTTGACTCGCTCAATGGCACCTCTAATCCCCGTTTTCGCCTCAGATGGTTCACTCCTATTACTGAG GTTAAACTTTGTGGCCATGCCACATTAGCTGCTGCACACATACTCTTTTCATCCGGTTCAGTGGATACCAATATTATTGAATTTGCAACGCTATCTGGGCTATTAACTGCAAAAAGAATCCCTGCAATCAATATCTCCAGTGCCTCAAACTTGCAAAATGATGAAACTGAGGATGGGTTTTACATTGAACTGGATTTTCCTGCTGATCCTGTAACAGATTTCAACTTTGATGAAACTTCACTAGTTTCTGGGGCCTTGAGTGGTGCTTCCATAATTGACATAAGGAGGACTCAAGTTGCAGATGACTTACTT GTTGTAGTCACATCTGGGGAAAATGTCACAGAAATAAAGCCACAGTTCGATGCAATAGCTAAATGTCCCGGAAGGGGAATAATTGTTTCGGGGATTGCTCCTCCGGGATCTGGATTTGACTTCTACAGTCGATTCTTCTCCCCAAAATTTGGAATCAATGAG GATCCTGCTTGTGGGACTGCACATTGTTCCTTAGCATCCTACTGGAGCAAGAAGCTGGGGaaatatgatttgaatgcttATCAG GCATCACTCAGAGGAGGAATTTTCAATATTAGTTTAGATGAGCAGAACCAAAGAGTGTTTTTGCGTGGGAAAGCAGTTACAGTGATGGAGGGGTGTATTCTGGTCTAG